Proteins encoded by one window of Leopardus geoffroyi isolate Oge1 chromosome X, O.geoffroyi_Oge1_pat1.0, whole genome shotgun sequence:
- the RTL4 gene encoding retrotransposon Gag-like protein 4: MEKYTETPPTLQVEHSSLQEENLFLQPQVQHLTEENPELRGQIMPALATPLMSVPCSLEHLSQFHGDPDNLLTTVKIPNPADDVQVKFFLNYLAQQMESCGVISGPNQSTLLKQYEKFVFEFQQSFGEPTKQETDPMNKEDNSSQQNASTFNLLAQNLSCNETHQSDHFQEGLADSIQDEVSDTDMMDNLPDLITQCIQLDKKRSDRPELLQSETQLPVLASLIQHQPFSSPTDVSAKEEPIQLRGSQPPLTPAKRARQQEAQLCLYCSQAGHFTRDCLAKRSRAPARINNPNRQ; this comes from the coding sequence ATGGAGAAGTACACAGAGACACCACCTACCTTGCAGGTAGAGCATTCCTCTCTTCAGGAAGAAAATCTGTTTCTGCAGCCACAAGTACAGCATCTGACAGAAGAGAACCCTGAACTGAGGGGCCAAATCATGCCTGCCCTGGCCACCCCGTTGATGTCTGTACCCTGCTCACTTGAGCATCTCTCTCAGTTTCATGGTGACCCTGACAATCTCTTGACGACTGTCAAGATCCCCAATCCTGCAGATGATGTCCAAGTCAAGTTCTTTTTAAACTACCTAGCTCAGCAGATGGAAAGTTGTGGGGTCATATCTGGGCCTAACCAGAGCACTTTGCTGAAACAAtatgaaaagtttgtttttgagttcCAGCAATCATTTGGTGAGCCtacaaaacaggaaacagacCCCATGAACAAAGAGGACAACTCCTCTCAGCAGAATGCTTCTACTTTCAATCTCCTTGCTCAAAATCTGAGCTGTAATGAAACCCATCAGAGTGACCACTTCCAAGAGGGACTAGCTGACTCCATCCAGGATGAAGTGAGTGACACAGATATGATGGACAACCTTCCAGACCTGATCACTCAGTGTATTCAGTTGGACAAGAAACGTAGTGACAGGCCAGAGCTCCTACAGTCAGAGACGCAGCTCCCAGTGTTGGCTTCCCTGATCCAACACCAACCCTTTTCCAGCCCCACAGATGTATCAGCCAAGGAAGAGCCTATACAGTTGCGTGGAAGCCAGCCACCTCTCACCCCAGCCAAACGAGCCCGCCAGCAAGAAGCTCAGCTGTGCCTCTACTGCAGCCAGGCTGGTCACTTCACAAGAGATTGCCTTGCCAAACGTTCTCGGGCCCCAGCAAGGATAAATAACCCAAATCGCCAGTAA